A genomic window from Brevibacillus agri includes:
- a CDS encoding amino acid ABC transporter permease, with the protein MDWSVIYEYRELFIRGIINTILLTAVATVCGTFLGLFISLGKMSSNRFWRWTCSIYVELFRGTPMLVQILLIHFAVIPSIWGLFFSGESSPEAIYSGFVALSLNAAAYIAEIFRAGIQSIDPGQMEAARSLGMTKGLAMRLIILPQAFTRMLPAIGNEFIALLKDSSLCAVIATPELNYAAMNVAKSTFERYPPYLTEAAVYLVLTLFLSRVVVRGLEKKYSTR; encoded by the coding sequence TTGGACTGGAGCGTCATCTATGAATATCGCGAGCTGTTTATCCGAGGCATTATCAATACCATTTTACTAACGGCGGTTGCTACCGTTTGCGGGACCTTTTTGGGGTTGTTTATCAGTTTGGGCAAAATGTCGTCGAACCGCTTTTGGCGGTGGACATGCTCGATCTACGTGGAGCTTTTTCGGGGGACGCCGATGCTGGTGCAAATTTTGCTGATTCACTTCGCCGTCATCCCGTCTATCTGGGGACTGTTTTTTTCGGGAGAGAGCAGTCCGGAAGCGATCTACTCCGGATTCGTGGCGCTGTCGCTCAACGCAGCGGCCTACATCGCCGAGATTTTTCGCGCAGGGATTCAATCGATCGATCCGGGACAGATGGAAGCGGCACGCTCGCTCGGGATGACGAAGGGGCTGGCGATGCGGCTGATTATTTTGCCGCAGGCGTTTACCCGGATGCTTCCTGCCATCGGGAACGAATTTATCGCCCTTTTAAAAGACTCCTCCCTCTGCGCCGTTATTGCGACACCGGAGTTGAATTACGCCGCCATGAACGTGGCGAAGAGCACGTTTGAGCGCTACCCGCCGTATTTGACAGAGGCGGCTGTGTACCTGGTGCTCACGTTGTTCCTGTCGCGGGTAGTCGTAAGAGGATTGGAGAAAAAATATTCAACGAGATAG
- a CDS encoding YciI family protein, whose amino-acid sequence MLYVALLPIVDQELNAKIRPAHLEYINDLYKQDKVFMAGPFTDKQGGMVIYKAASLEEARKLAEGDPVVVEGARTLELREWNPLELPLT is encoded by the coding sequence ATGTTGTATGTCGCTTTGTTGCCGATTGTCGATCAGGAATTGAACGCGAAAATCAGACCGGCTCATTTAGAGTATATCAACGATTTGTACAAGCAAGATAAAGTGTTTATGGCAGGGCCGTTCACGGACAAGCAGGGAGGCATGGTCATCTACAAGGCCGCGTCCCTGGAGGAAGCGCGCAAGCTGGCGGAAGGCGATCCGGTTGTGGTGGAAGGCGCACGGACACTGGAACTGCGGGAGTGGAATCCGCTTGAGCTGCCCTTGACCTAA
- a CDS encoding basic amino acid ABC transporter substrate-binding protein: MRIGKKWFKSLVLVVGVGLLVSACGSGGQQSSGSGTGASGSGSGSGSGEKVYVVGTDAAYPPFQMLEADKISGHDIDVMNAIAEAGGFKIEWKNTGWDPLFDGLDKGTVDIGISSITITDKRKEKYDFSDSYFEANQLILVAEDSQVTKLADLKGKKIGVQAATTGEEVVKKAFGDTYQGLMGYDDMPSSVDDFFNGRVDAVVGDNGVLQYYVNKIKDKKFKLIKDDSFEKEYYGIMVKKGNTDALNKINDGLKKIKENGKLQEIYNQYFGSN, from the coding sequence ATGCGTATCGGGAAAAAGTGGTTCAAGTCTCTTGTGCTGGTCGTAGGCGTGGGGCTTTTGGTCTCAGCCTGTGGATCGGGTGGCCAGCAAAGCTCGGGAAGCGGAACTGGCGCGAGCGGCTCAGGGTCAGGCTCCGGCTCGGGTGAAAAAGTGTACGTGGTAGGAACAGATGCAGCTTATCCGCCGTTCCAGATGCTGGAGGCCGACAAAATCAGCGGCCATGACATTGACGTGATGAATGCGATCGCAGAAGCGGGAGGATTCAAGATCGAGTGGAAAAACACAGGCTGGGACCCGCTGTTCGACGGATTGGACAAAGGGACGGTGGACATCGGGATTTCGTCGATCACGATCACGGACAAGCGCAAGGAAAAATACGATTTCTCGGATTCGTACTTCGAAGCGAATCAGCTCATTCTCGTAGCGGAAGACTCTCAGGTGACCAAGCTGGCCGATCTGAAAGGCAAAAAGATCGGGGTACAGGCCGCGACTACAGGGGAAGAAGTGGTCAAAAAGGCGTTTGGCGATACGTATCAAGGCTTGATGGGCTATGACGACATGCCTTCGTCCGTGGACGATTTCTTCAATGGCCGTGTCGATGCAGTTGTCGGGGATAATGGCGTGCTGCAATATTACGTAAATAAAATCAAAGACAAGAAGTTCAAGCTGATAAAAGACGACTCGTTTGAAAAAGAATACTACGGAATCATGGTGAAAAAGGGCAACACGGACGCGCTGAACAAAATCAACGACGGCTTGAAGAAAATCAAGGAAAACGGCAAGCTCCAGGAAATCTACAACCAGTACTTTGGCAGCAATTAG
- a CDS encoding OmpA family protein, whose amino-acid sequence MHDDRLYDEKELEKSWLISYSDLITLLFVIVIIIAATQMTKIQTQREAAKKEQAEQQANLKQVHESLDLLNLQKLELEREIHQLEGQKKALTGTVDEKGTQEQEQAQKSVPKPPVGMPDTGERDMETVHNQLSSALAELNLDYEETEEGLRIRLPEKILFASGSADLQEQGKEVVGTVARVLQRYEYKVRIEGYTDDVPISRSAYKSNWELSSARAIAVMREMVDAYSLPASRFTVAGLGEYRPLVDNSNEENRARNRRVEVIILAEKE is encoded by the coding sequence ATGCATGACGATCGGTTGTACGATGAGAAAGAGCTGGAGAAAAGCTGGCTCATCAGCTACAGCGACTTGATTACGCTACTGTTCGTCATCGTCATTATCATCGCGGCGACGCAAATGACGAAGATTCAGACCCAGCGCGAAGCCGCCAAAAAGGAGCAAGCTGAACAGCAGGCCAATCTGAAGCAGGTGCATGAGAGCCTCGATCTGTTGAATTTGCAAAAGCTGGAGCTAGAACGCGAGATTCATCAACTGGAGGGGCAAAAAAAGGCGCTCACAGGCACCGTGGATGAAAAAGGCACACAGGAGCAAGAGCAGGCGCAAAAGAGCGTGCCAAAGCCGCCTGTCGGCATGCCGGACACGGGTGAGCGCGATATGGAGACGGTGCACAACCAGCTCTCGTCCGCTTTGGCCGAGCTGAATCTGGACTACGAGGAGACCGAAGAGGGATTGCGCATCCGCCTTCCGGAGAAAATTTTGTTCGCCAGTGGCTCTGCTGATCTCCAGGAGCAGGGGAAAGAGGTCGTAGGCACTGTAGCACGTGTGTTGCAGCGCTACGAGTACAAAGTGAGGATCGAAGGCTACACAGACGACGTGCCGATCTCGCGCAGCGCATACAAGTCCAACTGGGAGCTGTCCTCTGCCCGCGCTATTGCGGTGATGCGGGAAATGGTTGATGCATATTCCTTGCCGGCGTCGCGCTTTACGGTGGCAGGATTGGGAGAATACAGGCCACTCGTGGACAATTCGAACGAAGAGAACCGCGCGCGCAACCGCCGGGTAGAGGTTATTATTTTGGCGGAAAAAGAATAA
- a CDS encoding PAS domain S-box protein produces MGTQLQLYTSLFQNNPDAVYIIDMHGNLTGVNAAAEQLLGYAASELLRMI; encoded by the coding sequence ATGGGTACGCAGTTGCAGTTATACACTTCTCTCTTCCAGAATAACCCCGATGCTGTTTACATTATCGACATGCATGGCAACCTTACTGGCGTCAACGCCGCAGCCGAGCAATTACTGGGCTATGCAGCTTCCGAGCTGTTGCGCATGATCTGA
- a CDS encoding ATP-binding protein encodes MNEFPTATSLISCEEYQIKQVFINIIKNGMEAMPSGGILTIAVVENDQNVLIRVSDQGDGIPEELLPRLGELFYSTKETGTGLGLLVSTKIIRDHGGSLDITSELGEGTTVVISLQKQKPCSREGL; translated from the coding sequence TTGAACGAATTTCCCACGGCTACTTCGCTTATTTCCTGCGAGGAATACCAGATCAAGCAAGTGTTTATCAACATCATAAAAAACGGCATGGAAGCCATGCCGTCAGGTGGGATTCTCACGATCGCGGTAGTCGAGAACGATCAGAACGTCCTCATTCGGGTATCCGATCAAGGCGACGGGATACCCGAGGAGCTGCTTCCGCGATTGGGAGAGCTATTTTACAGTACAAAAGAAACCGGAACAGGTCTGGGGCTATTGGTTAGCACCAAAATCATTCGCGACCACGGCGGCTCGCTCGACATCACGAGCGAGCTTGGCGAGGGCACGACGGTCGTCATTTCTTTGCAAAAGCAAAAGCCTTGCAGCAGAGAGGGGCTGTAA
- the prfB gene encoding peptide chain release factor 2 (programmed frameshift), producing MALIDIADVKQEMSSMAKRLADIRGSLDLPVKQERIGELEERMLAPDFWDDNEAAQKTISELNAIKSLVETMSKLDSQYEDLQLMLELVIEEGDSSFIQDLYDSTQELKKSFERFELELLLSDQYDKNNAILELHPGAGGTESQDWASMLLRMYTRWGDAKGFKVETLDYLPGDEAGVKSVTLLIKGYNAYGYLKSEKGVHRLVRISPFDASGRRHTSFVSCNVLPEIEDDNAVDIRTEDLKIDTYRSSGAGGQHINTTDSAVRITHLPTGIVVTCQTERSQIKNRERAMKMLTARLFEKKREEQEKTLAAIQGEQKDIAWGSQIRSYVFHPYSLVKDHRTNMEVGNVQAVMDGEIDVFIDAYLRAQIKR from the exons ATGGCATTGATCGATATTGCGGACGTCAAACAAGAGATGTCCAGTATGGCTAAACGTTTAGCGGATATCAGGGGGTCTCTT GACCTCCCTGTAAAACAGGAGCGGATCGGCGAGCTGGAAGAGCGCATGCTGGCTCCGGACTTCTGGGATGACAACGAGGCTGCGCAGAAAACAATCAGCGAGCTGAACGCCATCAAAAGTCTCGTCGAAACGATGAGCAAGCTGGATTCCCAGTACGAAGACCTCCAGTTGATGCTGGAGCTGGTCATCGAAGAAGGTGACTCGTCGTTCATCCAGGACTTGTATGACAGTACCCAGGAGCTGAAAAAGTCGTTTGAACGCTTCGAGCTGGAGCTGCTTTTGAGCGATCAGTACGACAAAAACAATGCGATTCTTGAGCTGCATCCGGGAGCGGGTGGAACCGAATCACAGGACTGGGCTTCCATGCTCTTGCGAATGTACACACGATGGGGGGATGCCAAAGGCTTTAAAGTCGAGACCTTGGACTATTTGCCCGGGGATGAAGCAGGCGTAAAAAGCGTGACCCTCCTGATTAAAGGGTACAACGCCTACGGATATCTGAAATCGGAAAAAGGCGTGCACCGCCTCGTGCGCATTTCTCCATTCGACGCGTCCGGGCGCCGTCATACATCTTTTGTATCATGCAACGTTCTCCCCGAAATCGAGGACGACAATGCCGTAGACATCCGCACGGAAGACCTCAAGATCGACACCTACCGTTCCAGCGGTGCGGGTGGTCAGCATATCAACACGACCGACTCCGCTGTCCGGATTACCCACTTGCCGACGGGCATTGTGGTTACATGCCAAACCGAGCGCTCGCAAATTAAAAACCGGGAGCGAGCCATGAAAATGCTGACGGCTCGGCTGTTCGAGAAAAAGCGGGAGGAACAGGAAAAAACATTGGCTGCCATCCAGGGTGAACAAAAAGATATCGCCTGGGGAAGCCAAATCCGTTCCTACGTCTTCCACCCGTACAGTCTGGTGAAGGATCACCGGACCAACATGGAGGTAGGAAACGTTCAGGCAGTGATGGATGGCGAGATCGACGTCTTCATCGACGCGTATCTGCGCGCGCAGATCAAACGCTAG
- a CDS encoding helix-turn-helix domain-containing protein: MPVKGQKFTSYTTEFKLKAVNMYLEEGMGYNRVTKELNLISSSYIRRWVKNYREHGIEGLTERRGKAARLSNEKPHPERKG, encoded by the coding sequence ATGCCTGTAAAAGGCCAGAAATTTACGAGTTACACAACCGAATTCAAGCTGAAAGCGGTAAACATGTACTTGGAAGAAGGAATGGGCTACAACCGGGTGACGAAAGAGCTGAATTTAATCAGTAGCTCTTATATCAGAAGATGGGTCAAAAATTACCGGGAGCATGGGATCGAGGGGCTCACAGAGCGCAGAGGAAAAGCAGCAAGGCTCTCCAATGAAAAACCTCACCCCGAAAGAAAGGGATGA
- the hpf gene encoding ribosome hibernation-promoting factor, HPF/YfiA family produces the protein MKFNIRGENIQVTAALKEYVEKKVGRLEKYFETTPADVQVTMHVHRGEGTIEVTIPLAGVIIRAEETHEDMYAAIDLVAEKLERQVRKHKTKLMRKLRVDSAAKVGQRDSQPVAVMIPDVDEEDVDIDIVRTKRFDLKPMDAQEAVMQMDMLGHSFFVFQNSDTNDVSVVYRRNDGRYGLIEPK, from the coding sequence ATGAAATTTAATATTCGTGGAGAAAACATTCAAGTCACCGCAGCACTGAAAGAGTATGTGGAAAAGAAAGTCGGCCGTCTCGAAAAATATTTCGAAACTACGCCTGCAGATGTACAAGTTACCATGCATGTACATCGTGGAGAAGGCACAATCGAGGTAACAATCCCGCTTGCCGGGGTGATTATCCGAGCAGAAGAAACACACGAGGATATGTATGCCGCTATTGACCTGGTGGCAGAAAAGCTGGAGCGTCAAGTTCGCAAGCATAAAACGAAACTGATGCGCAAGCTGCGGGTTGATTCCGCTGCGAAAGTCGGACAGCGCGATAGTCAGCCAGTAGCTGTGATGATACCAGATGTCGATGAGGAAGATGTTGACATTGATATTGTCAGAACGAAGCGTTTTGACCTGAAACCGATGGATGCGCAGGAAGCCGTCATGCAGATGGATATGCTGGGACACAGCTTCTTCGTTTTCCAAAACAGCGATACCAACGACGTCAGCGTGGTGTACCGCCGCAACGACGGACGCTATGGTTTGATTGAACCGAAATAA
- a CDS encoding cold shock domain-containing protein: protein MQGKVKWFNAEKGFGFIEREGGDDVFVHFSAIQSDGFRTLEEGQAVEFDIVEGDRGPQAANVVKL from the coding sequence ATGCAAGGCAAAGTAAAATGGTTTAACGCAGAAAAAGGTTTTGGTTTTATCGAGCGAGAAGGTGGCGACGACGTATTTGTCCACTTTTCCGCGATTCAGTCGGATGGTTTTCGGACATTGGAAGAAGGACAAGCTGTAGAATTTGATATTGTGGAAGGCGACCGCGGGCCGCAAGCAGCCAATGTCGTCAAACTGTAA
- a CDS encoding putative motility protein yields MDISSIMGAQVSQLQQTVGLSMLKMAQATQAAGAMVMLQDFTNAQATTQAPHPTLGKQIDISV; encoded by the coding sequence ATGGATATCAGTTCCATTATGGGCGCGCAAGTAAGCCAGCTCCAGCAAACCGTAGGCCTGAGCATGCTGAAAATGGCGCAAGCTACCCAGGCAGCAGGCGCGATGGTAATGCTCCAGGATTTTACCAATGCCCAAGCAACGACACAGGCTCCCCACCCTACACTTGGGAAACAGATTGATATCAGCGTGTAA
- a CDS encoding motility protein A yields MSTKRRSLVLIGAVVLIFIHAVYMNGNLADLLNVTAIELVALAVVVSYAIKRKHLDLKKMIRLLIHGRDSNVEETIKRFYYYALVQKEQGYIALERELQQERDSFVQRGSLLAIEGVPEEELRMILENELKGEQYRYQQAAGFFRLISLLAPGMGLVGTLLGMTGVLKSLEDMALTGHSLSAAVVATLYGALLANLFALPCYYRMMDLYDREMFEKRLYIEGCVGLQRMETPRLLFEKLNSFLPGDQKLVLVKEPGSMKGTIERQDRYA; encoded by the coding sequence TTGTCCACAAAACGTCGCTCACTCGTCTTGATCGGAGCCGTCGTCCTCATTTTCATACACGCCGTTTACATGAACGGCAACCTCGCCGATCTGCTGAACGTGACCGCCATCGAGCTGGTCGCGCTCGCTGTAGTGGTTTCCTACGCGATCAAGCGCAAGCACCTCGACCTGAAAAAAATGATCCGCCTGCTGATTCACGGGCGGGACAGCAACGTCGAGGAGACGATCAAGCGCTTCTACTACTACGCGCTCGTCCAGAAAGAACAGGGATATATCGCGCTCGAGCGCGAGTTGCAGCAGGAGCGGGACTCGTTCGTGCAGCGCGGCAGCTTGCTGGCGATCGAGGGTGTGCCTGAGGAAGAACTGCGAATGATCCTGGAGAACGAGCTGAAAGGCGAGCAGTATCGCTACCAACAGGCAGCAGGCTTCTTTCGGCTTATCAGCTTGCTTGCGCCAGGGATGGGGCTGGTCGGGACGCTGCTCGGGATGACAGGGGTGCTCAAATCGCTGGAAGACATGGCACTCACAGGGCACAGCCTGAGCGCAGCCGTTGTCGCCACGCTCTACGGTGCGCTCCTTGCCAACTTGTTCGCGCTGCCGTGCTACTACCGGATGATGGATTTGTATGACCGGGAAATGTTTGAAAAACGGCTGTATATCGAGGGCTGCGTCGGTTTGCAGCGGATGGAGACGCCGCGCCTGTTGTTTGAAAAGCTCAACTCGTTTTTGCCAGGCGACCAGAAGCTGGTGCTCGTCAAAGAGCCTGGTAGCATGAAGGGCACGATTGAAAGGCAGGATCGCTATGCATGA
- a CDS encoding HD-GYP domain-containing protein: protein MAEVKPSHSIIGTTLAQDVYNEYGLLLLPAGAVLHLSDIRLLEAHHIQAVHVTSASEAPEQPLPILHWNEAEAAREYIAAVKETEHLFKQIATGSVPPLHQFNSTFYPLLDQVLQRMGFLRFLYIKEGTENYTYRHSLNVGIVAALIGKIAGRPQDEIYRLGQAGLLHDVGKMMIPDEILSKPDRLSDEEYEIMKLHTLYGSELLLSMEDADEWIARCALMHHERLDGSGYPHGCQKEDIPLECQIISVADVFDAICTDRVYRRGTSPFHAANVLWELACQGQLNPLIVSRFIQYIILLYVGSQALLSNGDHVEIIMIHTDEPMRPLVRRGDEFLDLREHRALTITRMIS from the coding sequence ATGGCAGAGGTGAAACCTTCTCATTCCATTATTGGTACTACGCTCGCGCAAGACGTCTACAATGAGTACGGCCTGCTTCTTTTGCCCGCCGGGGCAGTCCTTCACCTGAGTGACATTCGACTTTTGGAGGCACACCACATTCAAGCTGTGCACGTCACTTCTGCGTCGGAAGCTCCCGAGCAGCCTTTGCCCATTCTGCATTGGAACGAGGCAGAAGCTGCCCGCGAGTACATTGCAGCAGTCAAAGAAACCGAGCACCTTTTCAAACAGATCGCTACAGGTTCTGTTCCTCCCCTGCATCAGTTCAACAGCACATTTTATCCTCTGCTGGACCAAGTGCTCCAGCGAATGGGCTTCCTCCGGTTCCTCTACATCAAGGAAGGCACGGAAAATTACACCTATCGCCATTCTCTCAATGTCGGAATCGTAGCTGCCCTGATCGGTAAAATCGCAGGAAGACCCCAGGACGAAATCTACCGCTTGGGACAAGCCGGTCTCTTGCATGACGTAGGGAAGATGATGATTCCCGACGAGATTTTGTCCAAACCCGATCGCTTGAGCGATGAAGAGTACGAGATCATGAAGCTGCACACCCTCTACGGCAGCGAGCTGCTCCTGTCGATGGAGGACGCTGACGAGTGGATCGCCAGGTGCGCTCTCATGCATCACGAGCGCCTGGATGGCAGCGGCTATCCTCATGGCTGCCAAAAGGAAGACATCCCTCTGGAGTGCCAGATCATCAGCGTTGCTGACGTGTTCGACGCTATCTGCACAGACCGCGTCTACCGCCGCGGCACCTCTCCCTTTCACGCTGCCAACGTATTGTGGGAGCTGGCATGCCAAGGCCAACTGAACCCTTTGATCGTTTCGCGTTTTATCCAGTACATTATTTTGCTCTACGTCGGCTCTCAGGCGTTGCTCAGCAATGGAGACCACGTCGAAATCATTATGATTCATACCGATGAACCGATGCGTCCACTCGTTCGCCGAGGAGACGAGTTTTTGGATTTGCGCGAGCATCGCGCGCTTACCATCACCCGAATGATTAGCTAG
- the cccB gene encoding cytochrome c551 yields the protein MKRIPLFTVAAVLAFSLSACGGGNQQTQPPAEKSATETPSTTAPSGSYDAATAEALFKNTCAGCHGQSLEGAVGPNLQKIGGQLSKEQILEVLNNGKGSMPPGLVKGTDAENIAAWLADKK from the coding sequence TTGAAACGCATCCCACTGTTTACGGTTGCGGCTGTACTCGCATTCTCGCTCAGCGCCTGTGGCGGCGGCAATCAGCAGACCCAGCCCCCTGCTGAAAAATCGGCTACGGAGACACCTTCGACAACCGCTCCATCTGGCAGCTATGACGCGGCTACGGCAGAGGCGTTGTTTAAAAACACCTGTGCAGGCTGTCATGGACAATCGCTGGAAGGTGCTGTCGGGCCGAATTTGCAAAAAATTGGCGGCCAACTGAGCAAGGAGCAGATTTTGGAAGTGCTGAATAACGGAAAAGGTTCGATGCCGCCTGGCCTGGTAAAAGGGACAGACGCGGAAAACATCGCTGCTTGGCTGGCCGACAAAAAATAA
- the secA gene encoding preprotein translocase subunit SecA: MLGLVKKIFGDSNEREVKKMFKRVEAINALEPSIAALSDEQLREKTAEFKARLAQGEQLDKILNEAFAVVREASKRVLGMRHFDVQLIGGMVLQEGRIAEMKTGEGKTLVATLATYLNALLGKGVHVVTVNEYLAERDSRIMGQLYNFLGLTVGLNKNGLSPEEKRAAYACDITYGTNNEFGFDYLRDNMVLYKEQMVQRPLFFAIIDEVDSILIDEARTPLIISGSANKSTELYYICSHFVKRLEPEKDFTIDEKLKIVNLTDEGVGKVEKAFNIDNLYDTAHITLNHHITAALKAQVLFKRDVDYVVQEGEVVIVDEFTGRLMVGRRYSDGLHQAIEAKEGLRVQSESMTLATITLQNYFRMYEKLAGMTGTAKTEEEEFKKIYGLDVVVIPTNKPVIRQDLPDLVFKTEAAKYRAVVNDIVERHKKGQPILVGTISIENSERLSHMLKQKGVPHSVLNAKHHEREAEIVARAGQYGAVTIATNMAGRGTDIQLGEGVAELGGLHIIGTERHESRRIDNQLRGRAGRQGDPGSSQFFLSMQDELMRRFGADNIMNMMDRLGMEEDMPIESRLVTRAVESAQKRVEGANFDARKGVLQYDDVMNQQRLVVYKQRKDILEQENLSDVALNMIYSVLERAVEQHCPKEEVPEDWDLQALADAANNGFLHDETITVSMLKGKEAEEIVELLKAEVVKQYKEREAQIGEMMREFEKVVILRAVDSKWMDHIDAMDQLRQGIHLRAYAQNDPLREYQFEGYEMYQAMLASVQEEVAMYIMKAEVSQNLERQDVIRGQGIDPNQLQTSGPSDRPDPETSGDADPKNRAQRRAQEQERRRQNKKQ, from the coding sequence ATGTTAGGACTCGTTAAAAAGATATTTGGCGACAGCAATGAACGTGAAGTGAAAAAGATGTTTAAGCGCGTGGAAGCGATCAACGCGCTCGAACCAAGCATAGCAGCGCTTTCCGACGAGCAACTGCGGGAGAAGACCGCAGAGTTCAAAGCCCGGCTGGCCCAGGGGGAGCAGTTGGACAAAATTTTGAACGAAGCATTTGCCGTTGTGCGCGAAGCATCGAAGCGGGTTTTGGGCATGCGCCACTTCGATGTCCAGTTGATTGGCGGTATGGTGTTGCAGGAAGGCCGCATTGCCGAGATGAAAACCGGTGAGGGGAAAACCTTGGTGGCTACCTTGGCGACCTACCTCAACGCTCTACTTGGCAAAGGCGTTCACGTCGTAACAGTGAACGAATACTTGGCAGAGCGCGACTCGCGGATCATGGGCCAACTGTACAACTTCCTCGGTCTGACAGTCGGCCTGAACAAAAACGGACTGAGCCCGGAAGAAAAGCGGGCCGCTTATGCTTGTGACATTACGTATGGTACGAACAACGAGTTCGGCTTTGACTATTTGCGCGACAACATGGTTCTGTACAAGGAACAGATGGTGCAGCGCCCGCTCTTTTTCGCCATCATCGACGAGGTGGACAGCATCCTGATCGACGAGGCGCGGACGCCGCTGATTATTTCCGGATCGGCAAACAAATCGACAGAGCTCTACTACATCTGCTCGCACTTTGTGAAGCGGCTGGAGCCGGAAAAAGACTTTACGATTGACGAAAAGCTGAAGATCGTCAACCTGACAGACGAAGGTGTGGGCAAGGTCGAGAAAGCTTTCAACATCGACAACCTGTACGATACGGCACACATCACCTTGAACCACCACATTACAGCGGCATTGAAAGCCCAGGTCCTGTTCAAGCGCGACGTAGACTACGTGGTGCAAGAGGGCGAGGTTGTGATCGTCGACGAGTTCACGGGCCGTCTGATGGTGGGACGCCGGTACAGCGACGGTTTGCATCAGGCGATTGAAGCCAAGGAAGGTCTGCGCGTGCAGAGCGAGAGCATGACGCTCGCTACGATCACCTTGCAAAACTACTTCCGTATGTATGAAAAGCTTGCCGGTATGACCGGGACGGCGAAAACAGAGGAAGAAGAGTTCAAAAAGATTTACGGTCTGGACGTTGTCGTCATTCCAACGAACAAGCCGGTCATTCGCCAAGACTTGCCGGACCTGGTTTTCAAAACCGAAGCTGCCAAGTACCGTGCGGTTGTGAACGACATCGTCGAACGTCATAAAAAAGGCCAGCCGATTCTCGTCGGTACGATTTCCATTGAAAACTCGGAGCGGCTGTCGCACATGCTGAAGCAAAAAGGCGTTCCGCACAGCGTGTTGAATGCGAAGCATCACGAGCGCGAGGCGGAAATCGTCGCGCGCGCAGGTCAATACGGTGCGGTGACGATTGCTACCAACATGGCCGGTCGCGGTACGGACATCCAGTTGGGCGAAGGCGTAGCGGAATTGGGCGGCCTGCACATTATCGGTACAGAGCGTCACGAGAGCCGCCGGATCGACAACCAGTTGCGCGGTCGTGCCGGGCGTCAAGGGGACCCGGGTTCCTCCCAGTTCTTCCTGTCGATGCAGGATGAGCTGATGCGCCGCTTTGGTGCCGACAATATCATGAACATGATGGATCGTCTGGGCATGGAAGAAGACATGCCGATCGAGAGCCGTCTGGTTACCCGTGCGGTAGAATCTGCGCAAAAACGTGTCGAAGGAGCCAACTTCGATGCACGGAAAGGCGTACTCCAGTACGACGACGTGATGAACCAGCAGCGCCTCGTCGTTTACAAACAGCGCAAAGACATCCTGGAGCAAGAAAACCTCAGCGATGTTGCGCTCAACATGATTTACAGCGTGCTGGAGCGTGCTGTCGAGCAGCATTGCCCAAAAGAAGAGGTACCGGAGGATTGGGACCTGCAAGCATTGGCCGATGCGGCGAACAACGGCTTCCTGCACGATGAAACCATTACCGTCTCCATGCTGAAAGGCAAGGAAGCAGAGGAAATCGTCGAGTTGCTGAAAGCCGAAGTCGTCAAACAGTACAAAGAGCGCGAAGCTCAAATCGGCGAGATGATGCGCGAGTTCGAAAAAGTGGTCATTCTGCGCGCTGTCGACAGCAAATGGATGGATCACATCGACGCGATGGATCAACTGCGCCAAGGGATTCACCTGCGTGCTTACGCGCAAAACGATCCGCTGCGCGAGTACCAGTTCGAAGGCTACGAGATGTATCAAGCGATGCTGGCTTCCGTACAGGAAGAGGTGGCCATGTACATCATGAAGGCCGAAGTGAGCCAAAACCTGGAGCGCCAGGATGTCATCCGCGGCCAGGGCATCGACCCGAACCAACTGCAGACGTCAGGCCCATCCGACCGTCCGGACCCTGAGACGTCTGGCGATGCCGACCCGAAAAACCGCGCGCAGCGCCGTGCCCAGGAGCAGGAGCGCCGTCGCCAAAACAAAAAACAGTAA